aaaattatgtggggcacatgttatgctttcatcatgagacacatttggtcacatatgatcaaggtcaaggtcactttgacccttatgaaatgtgaccaaaataaggtagtgaaccactaaaagtgaccatatctcatggtagaaagaggcaaaaagcaccattgtacttgaattaacagctttgtgttgcatgaccttggatgaccttgaccttgggtcaaggtcatatgtaatttggtaggacaaatgtgtaaagcagttcttagtgtatgatgtcattgctaggtttagttaccctaaaggtcgaggtcaagcatgtgagtcgtatgggctttgcccttcttgtttttcagcTTATGATATTAAACAAAAATATCGGGCATATAACTAAATTGAAGTTGCCATAGTTTCCATGTACATATTTACGTACACCATCACATGTCTATCGGTTCGGGATTTCTCATTGGATAAGGGAATCTTCCACTTGGAAGTATTCACGACTTGCAGCAGGGTTTAAGACTGAGTGCATGGTGGCCCCCATTATTAGCCTCGGCTTTTCCCTTTGTTTTTGGGACAACAAACTTCCCGTGTTTCTGACAATAATTGAAACAAAGTGTCATTACAACCGCGTCAAATGTATCAATACGTCAGGATTTGAAACAAAGGGTCGCTCTGACATAAGCAACTCGTCTCTGGTCTTACACATCGAACTTACCTGCTCCCAATCACATTTTGCCTCCACTATCTGTTCCCGCCTGCTTGAGACCGTAAACTTTAGCCGCCAGTCAACGCTCGGTTTAATATGCTTCAGACGATAATATTTTGATGGAAATTGAGAACAACGATTCCGACTAGAATTATTATTTCGAAGAGAGACGAGAACACCGATTCAGACGAGAATACTTCAAGTACAGACGAGAACAACGATTCAGATGAGAATGTTTCCACGGAAGACGAAAACAACGTTTCAGACGAGAATGACAAGAACAACGTTTCAGACGAGAAAGACAAGAACAACGTTTCAGACGAGAAAGACAAGAACAACGTTTCAGACGAGAATGACAAGAACAACGTTTCAGACGAGGATGACAAGAACAACAGTTCAGACGAGAATGACAAGAACAACGTTTCAGACGAGAAAGACAAGAACAACGTTTCAGACGAGGATGACAAGAACAACGTTTCAGACGAGAAAGACAAGAACAACGTTTCAGACAAGAATGACAAGAACAACGTTTCAGACGAGAATGACAAGAACAACGTTTCAGACAAGAATGACAAGAACAACGTTTCAGACAAGAATGACAAGAACAACGTTTCAGACGAGAATGACAAGAACAACGTTTCAGACAAGAATGACAAGAACAACGTTTCAGACGAGGATGACAAGAACAACGTTTGAGACGAGAATGACAAGAACAACGTTTCAGACGAGAATGACAAGAACAACGTGTCAGACGAGAATGACAAGAACAACGTTTCAGACAAGAATGACAAGAACAACGTTTCAGACGAGAATGACAAGAATAACGTTTCAGACGAGAAAGACAAGAACAACGTTTCAGACGAGAAAGACAAGAACAACGTTTCAGACGAGAAAGACAAGAACAACGTTTCAGACGAGAAAGACAAGAACAACGTTTCAGACGAGAATGACAAGAACAACGTTTCAGACGAGAAAGACAAGAACAACGTTTCAGACGAGAAAGACAAGAACAACGTTTCAGACGAGAATGACAAGAACAACGTTTCAGACGAGAAAGACAAGAACAACGTTTCAAACGAGAATGACAAGAACAACGTTTCAGACGAGGAAGACAAGCACAACGTTTCAGACGAGAAAGACAAGAACAACGTTTCAGACGAGAATGACAAGAACAACGTTTCAGACGAGAAAGACAAGAACAACGTTTCAGACGAGAATGACAAGAACAACGTTTCAGACGAGAAAGACAAGAACAACGTTTCAAACGAGAATGACAAGAACAACGTTTCAGACGAGGAAGACAAGCACAACGTTTCAGACGAGAAAGACAAGAACAACGTTTCAGACGAGAAAGACAAGAACAACGCAACGAAATGTCATGCATACAATGAAGTTAATGTGCACCAAACAGGAAGTTAGTCCGTCAACAAATTTTGAAGTTCTTATCATGTTGGTTGGTGGTACGAGCTACTTTGTGTTCCATGACAATGcacccgtttttacatttagtcaagttttgactaaatgttttaacatagaggggggatcgagacgagggtcggggtgtatgtgtgtgtgtgtgtgtgtgtgtgtgtgtgtgtgtgtgtgtgtgtgtctgtctgtctgtctgtgtgtgtgtgtgtgtgtgtagatcgattccgagaaaactactggaccgatcttcatgaaactttatatgatagttcctgggtataatatgcCCAGAATTGTTTTATTTGTTCCGAAAAATGTCTTTGAAGATGTCATCTCCggcatttattgaaaaatgaggctgcactgtcacgccctcatttttcgatcaatttgcttgaaattttggcaaagcaatctttgacaaaggccggactttggtaaaGCATTtgagcgtggtggcttaaacaataattaatgaatttggtcattaaaaattggaaacttgtcattaaaaaaaatttcatcttattcttcctcatttttttattccaaaaataaatacatatactgttcaaaaaaagaaacgcatagcttgtaatatttggttaatttagttatatggctacaaggatatccaccaaactgcagaaaatgtttatctggtcgtcgacctttcgtccattgccacaagtgagctctgcacgtgacgcatgcgttatcagtggctacaatgtcaaaattgctcatttggcatgaccactcgtcatgcttcagtgtaatctcgtgacactcggggaatattgagctctcaccatgtcttccaaaacccataaacgcggattgttcgccacaaagaaatcagacgacaattcagcgacgaaagatggcccgattgagcagagaagaccgccaaattgcattgggtcgtttacaagcaggccaaagtcaaagtgcaatcgccaggcacttccacgtgtcccagagcaccatcagtagactgtgggtcaggtttcaagccactggctccgttgctgacttgccacgagcgggaagaccaagggcgacaactgctgctcacgaccgcttcatacggctccgccacctccggaatcgtttgctgtcggcctcatcttctgtccaggctctccccgggccacaccgattatcggaccagaccgtgcggaaccgcttgcatgaagctggtttgagagctcgcagacctcacagaggagctgtcctcacccgccgccatcgccagaaccgagtgcagtggggcaaccagcaccttcgctggaccgtccggaatcactggagacacgtgtggttcagcgacgagtcctacttcctgctccagcgacatgatggtcggaggagggtctaccggagagtaaacgaacgttacgcgcccaactgtgtggatgaggcacccgttcatggtggtggaggcgtcatggtgtggggggcgatcaataccgctggaaggagcaccctggtgcacgtccaagggcgcataactgcccagcgatacgtggaggaaattctgcgcccacacgcccttcctcttctggctgaccaggatgccatattccagcaggacaacgctcgcccgcacacagcacgactcaccacccagttcctcaccgaccaccatgtccaggtgcttccctggccatccatgtcgccagacatgaacccgatagaacacctctgggatgaattggNNNNNNNNNNNNNNNNNNNNNNNNNNNNNNNNNNNNNNNNNNNNNNNNNNNNNNNNNNNNNNNNNNNNNNNNNNNNNNNNNNNNNNNNNNNNNNNNNNNNNNNNNNNNNNNNNNNNNNNNNNNNNNNNNNNNNNNNNNNNNNNNNNNNNNNNNNNNNNNNNNNNNNNNNNNNNNNNNNNNNNNNNNNNNNNNNNNNNNNNAAGCGATCGCCGGTCCGAGCATTGCCAGGGACGTCATGACGCCTGGACGGAGCCAAacagacacacgaacacacagacacacacacaaacacatggacacacaaaTTGTAAtttaaactattttttttataaaacgatccaaaaacaatgttatctgattcttcatcattttctgattccaaaaacatatatgtatgttatatttggattaaaaacaagctctgaaaattaaaaaatatgaacattttgattaaaattaaatttctgaaatcgatttaaaaacaatctcatctgattctttgtcggttcctgattccaaaaacatatagatatgatatatttgaattaaaaacaagctcagaaaattaaaaataacagagatacagaaaagcgtgttatcctgctcagcataaccactaccgcgctattctggctattCAATTTCACttcctttgccacgagcggtggactgacgatgctacgagtatacggtcttgtacAAAAAATACAGTACTGACGTTCAGTGTGattctgtgagtacgacagcttggctaaatgttgtattttcgccttgcgcgacttgtttttattatgTTGATGAATAAGCACTGTGATAGTATTCGTTGTTGTATTATGTGTTCATAGTACTGGTTGTTAATGTGGATACTTTAAAGGCTTCTATAACTTGTAGATAAAAAGTATTTCGGACAAGCGTGTGACGTTGACATCATTGTTGACAGAAGTTAT
This region of Littorina saxatilis isolate snail1 linkage group LG8, US_GU_Lsax_2.0, whole genome shotgun sequence genomic DNA includes:
- the LOC138974828 gene encoding homeobox-like protein HDP1; amino-acid sequence: MRSKNENDKNNVSDEKDKNNVSDEKDKNNVSDENDKNNVSDEDDKNNSSDENDKNNVSDEKDKNNVSDEDDKNNVSDEKDKNNVSDKNDKNNVSDENDKNNVSDKNDKNNVSDKNDKNNVSDENDKNNVSDKNDKNNVSDEDDKNNNDKNNVSDENDKNNVSDKNDKNNVSDENDKNNVSDEKDKNNVSDEKDKNNVSDEKDKNNVSDEKDKNNVSDENDKNNVSDEKDKNNVSDEKDKNNVSDENDKNNVSDEKDKNNVSNENDKNNVSDEEDKHNVSDEKDKNNVSDENDKNNVSDEKDKNNVSDENDKNNVSDEKDKNNVSNENDKNNVSDEEDKHNVSDEKDKNNVSDEKDKNNATKCHAYNEVNVHQTGRAFLSGADTAGRRELSSRELQLEKLTQDMKQKKRRIPDAVFDATPFSRELQGKQTQ